One part of the Desulfuromonas acetoxidans DSM 684 genome encodes these proteins:
- a CDS encoding HD family phosphohydrolase — MTPKHKQIQKKRFALTPSATKRLLLVVLAALLTIIIIPKGGFVPDYYKPGDIASRDIKTPRDFLVPEPELTEKKKQDAAQAVIPIYDYDPRPSKAVAQKFSDVLSQLNAELHRHDDVTVEEASPASPDKTTSEAAAEAIVEAGVKPLPAVNPSAILDLQLTEAQTKSLRLLARDDVLVPKFSRDIRHGLNRKIVGNLELFQNNWHGSILIRDLANDKETIVEDKQSVLGLNEVLRDLRQQLFGDQNVTAEAVEVMAVLQKMVRPNLTFNQSETEVRKRAAAESVLPVLLQVKRGEMIVREGERVTAEQVRKLQALQSSVDGFKMARNAAGLMLGIMLLFYVLHRFAKMNIRKYHPQQRDLLFLVSVFVGLFVIAKVGIFISMALQSAFPYIDSACYYYLLPFAAGAMLVRIVLNSEVAYVFSTLLALLMGMLFGNNLYISLYVLVGSVTAAHWVRHSQARSNLYRAGWYLALVNMAMVLAIYALSDNPFNEQVLYRLGFAFVGAFGCAMVVNGTIPLVESLFKYTTDFKLMELANMNTPILRELMIQAPGTYHHSIVVGNLVENAAEAIGANPLLARVAAYYHDIGKIKKPLYFAENMHPPENRHDKLAPSMSALILISHVKDGVELAKEHKLGHDLIEIIRQHHGTALIKFFYDKAQQREKDGQVNEQDYRYPGPKPQTREAALIMLADAVEAAGRTLMDPTPARIQGMVQKIINKIFIDGQLDECELTLKDLHEIAKSFNRMLSGIFHQRIEYPEPAYKEREKDKEIKRINNDDLHRESAAEPRHPDNNVQNGSQDDLKRLGMS; from the coding sequence ATGACGCCCAAACATAAACAGATTCAGAAGAAACGTTTTGCTTTAACGCCGTCGGCGACCAAACGGTTGCTGTTGGTGGTGTTGGCGGCTCTTCTGACCATCATCATCATTCCTAAAGGCGGTTTTGTCCCCGATTATTACAAACCGGGTGACATCGCATCGCGCGATATTAAAACGCCGCGCGATTTTCTGGTGCCTGAACCGGAACTGACCGAGAAGAAGAAACAGGATGCCGCACAGGCGGTGATCCCGATTTACGACTATGATCCGCGTCCGAGTAAGGCTGTGGCGCAGAAATTTTCCGACGTTCTTAGCCAGCTTAACGCGGAACTTCATCGTCATGATGACGTGACGGTTGAAGAGGCCTCACCCGCCTCTCCGGATAAAACGACCAGTGAGGCGGCTGCCGAAGCGATTGTCGAAGCTGGGGTGAAGCCCTTGCCTGCGGTGAACCCATCCGCCATCCTTGATCTGCAACTGACGGAAGCACAGACGAAATCGTTACGTCTGTTGGCTCGAGATGATGTTTTGGTGCCAAAGTTCAGTCGCGATATCCGTCACGGGTTGAATCGCAAAATTGTCGGCAATTTGGAGTTGTTTCAGAACAACTGGCATGGTTCCATCCTTATCCGTGATCTGGCCAATGATAAAGAAACGATTGTTGAGGATAAGCAGTCGGTGCTTGGCCTCAATGAGGTGCTCAGGGATCTGAGACAGCAGTTGTTCGGCGATCAGAACGTTACTGCTGAAGCGGTTGAGGTGATGGCTGTTTTGCAGAAAATGGTGCGCCCCAATCTGACCTTTAATCAGAGTGAGACGGAAGTTCGCAAGCGGGCGGCAGCGGAGTCGGTACTGCCGGTGCTGTTACAGGTCAAACGTGGTGAAATGATTGTCCGTGAAGGCGAGCGTGTTACTGCCGAGCAGGTTCGCAAATTGCAGGCGCTGCAGTCTTCGGTGGATGGCTTCAAGATGGCACGCAATGCCGCGGGTCTGATGCTGGGCATTATGTTGTTGTTTTATGTGCTGCATCGTTTTGCCAAGATGAATATTCGTAAGTACCATCCGCAGCAGCGCGATCTGCTGTTTCTGGTTTCGGTCTTTGTCGGTTTGTTCGTTATTGCCAAGGTGGGGATTTTTATCTCCATGGCCTTGCAGAGCGCTTTTCCCTACATTGATTCGGCCTGCTATTATTACCTGCTGCCGTTTGCCGCCGGAGCCATGTTGGTACGGATTGTCCTCAATTCCGAAGTGGCTTATGTGTTCTCAACCCTGTTGGCCTTGCTGATGGGGATGTTGTTCGGCAATAACCTGTATATCTCCTTGTATGTGCTGGTTGGCAGTGTGACGGCCGCCCATTGGGTCCGTCACAGTCAGGCACGCAGCAACCTGTATCGGGCTGGCTGGTATCTGGCGCTGGTGAATATGGCCATGGTGCTGGCCATTTATGCGCTGTCGGACAATCCGTTCAACGAGCAGGTGTTGTACCGACTCGGCTTTGCCTTTGTCGGTGCGTTCGGTTGTGCCATGGTGGTTAACGGCACCATTCCACTGGTGGAGTCGCTGTTTAAATACACTACAGATTTCAAGCTGATGGAACTGGCCAATATGAATACACCGATTCTGCGTGAATTGATGATTCAGGCACCGGGCACTTACCACCACTCCATCGTGGTCGGCAATCTGGTGGAAAATGCCGCCGAGGCTATTGGTGCTAACCCGCTGTTGGCGCGGGTGGCGGCATATTATCACGATATTGGCAAGATCAAGAAGCCGCTCTACTTTGCCGAAAACATGCATCCGCCGGAAAATCGCCACGACAAATTGGCGCCGTCGATGAGCGCTTTGATCCTCATCTCCCATGTCAAGGACGGGGTTGAACTGGCCAAAGAACACAAGCTCGGCCATGATTTGATTGAGATTATCCGCCAGCACCATGGCACCGCCCTGATCAAATTTTTCTACGACAAGGCGCAGCAGCGTGAAAAGGACGGTCAGGTCAACGAGCAGGATTACCGTTATCCCGGCCCGAAACCGCAGACCCGTGAGGCGGCATTGATTATGCTGGCCGATGCTGTGGAAGCGGCAGGCCGTACCTTGATGGATCCAACTCCGGCGCGTATTCAGGGCATGGTGCAGAAAATTATCAACAAGATTTTTATTGACGGTCAACTTGATGAATGTGAATTGACGCTCAAAGACTTGCACGAGATAGCCAAGAGTTTCAACCGCATGCTGTCGGGAATTTTCCACCAGCGTATTGAGTATCCAGAACCTGCGTATAAAGAGCGGGAAAAAGATAAAGAGATTAAGAGGATTAACAACGATGATCTACATCGAGAATCAGCAGCAGAACCACGACATCCCGATAACAACGTTCAAAACGGCAGCCAAGACGATCTTAAACGCCTTGGAATGTCCTGA
- a CDS encoding PhoH family protein: protein MGITSGELFAHSRVSVNEDPYRCCFTITDPMMVHALLGQHNSHLHQLENLLGVRLGSRGNDIQISGAKLDVELTELVLNQLVALLQKGYPLYPPDIDYAVNILRSNSSINLTDIFFDTVLVSARNKYIAPKSLAQKEYIDAIRQNDVVFGVGPAGTGKTYLAMALAVAAWQKKQVNRIVLVRPAVEAGEKLGFLPGDIAEKVNPYLQPLYDALFDMVERSKGQEMIEEGIVEVAPLAFMRGRTLNDSFIILDEAQNTTREQMKMFLTRLGFGSKAVVTGDVTQIDLPSGRPSGLLDALRILDGLDGIAIRRFSQIDVVRHPIVQRIVQAYEKA from the coding sequence ATGGGCATCACATCCGGAGAACTGTTTGCGCATAGTCGAGTTTCTGTGAACGAAGACCCTTATCGATGTTGTTTCACCATTACGGACCCCATGATGGTGCATGCCCTGCTTGGGCAGCATAACAGCCACCTGCATCAACTTGAAAACCTGTTGGGTGTTCGCCTTGGTTCGCGAGGCAACGATATACAGATCAGTGGCGCAAAACTGGATGTCGAACTGACTGAGCTGGTTTTGAATCAGTTGGTGGCCTTGTTGCAAAAAGGCTATCCGCTGTATCCTCCGGATATTGATTACGCTGTCAACATCCTGCGTAGCAACTCCTCCATTAATCTGACGGATATTTTCTTTGATACCGTTCTGGTATCCGCCCGCAACAAATACATTGCCCCGAAGAGCCTTGCCCAAAAAGAGTACATTGACGCCATTCGTCAGAACGATGTGGTGTTCGGTGTTGGTCCGGCCGGTACCGGGAAAACCTATCTGGCCATGGCGCTGGCTGTGGCGGCCTGGCAGAAAAAGCAGGTTAATCGCATTGTGCTGGTGCGTCCGGCGGTCGAGGCTGGTGAAAAACTCGGATTTCTACCCGGCGATATTGCCGAGAAGGTCAACCCCTATTTGCAGCCGCTGTATGATGCGCTGTTTGATATGGTCGAGCGCAGCAAAGGCCAGGAGATGATTGAAGAGGGGATTGTTGAGGTGGCGCCGCTGGCGTTTATGCGCGGACGGACATTGAACGATTCCTTTATCATCCTTGATGAAGCGCAGAATACCACCCGAGAACAGATGAAAATGTTTTTAACCCGGTTGGGATTTGGCAGTAAAGCTGTGGTCACCGGTGATGTCACCCAGATCGATTTGCCCAGTGGCCGCCCTTCAGGGTTGCTGGACGCCCTGCGTATCCTTGATGGTCTTGATGGCATTGCCATTCGCCGTTTCAGCCAGATTGATGTGGTGCGCCATCCGATTGTTCAGCGGATTGTCCAGGCTTACGAGAAAGCGTAG
- the lnt gene encoding apolipoprotein N-acyltransferase — protein sequence MTDRWLQRLAPPFSGLLMALAFPLAGQGWLAWLALVPLLVVMPSRPWRSGFSAGVVFFAVTLYWLNLVMTVYGQMPWVLAIVAYLLLATYLALFWAATCWCSMRIHRALHVPLPLVTAVCWVALEYVRNWLFTGFPWGNIGYSQINALWLVQSADLFGVYGLALMLLLVNGLLADGVRRRVAGETLPWRSALIVGLVLVGQLGYGYWRLAAAEPDRDALQVGLVQGSIDQAVKWDPAHLQRTLERYRQLSAQAQDPELLVWPESATPFFYQNGGERAYQVRSVAREQRAYLLFGSPSYARQEADDEVAYLNSAYLLSPQAQLLGRSDKVHLVPFGEYVPLWGMFGLVEKLAEGIGDFVPGQLQPLSLNGHQLGVLICYEAIFPELAQKLVSRGAQVLVNITNDAWFGDSSAPWQHLDMARMRAIENKVWLLRSANTGVSALIDPFGRVVAQSRLFEPALVEGTAYFKQGGSLYTHTGDSLPRLLGIVVLVWLWQSRKKKL from the coding sequence ATGACTGATCGCTGGCTGCAGCGTTTGGCACCACCTTTTTCCGGCCTGTTGATGGCCCTGGCTTTTCCGTTGGCCGGGCAGGGGTGGCTGGCCTGGCTGGCGCTGGTGCCGCTGCTTGTCGTGATGCCTTCTCGGCCCTGGCGCTCAGGATTCAGCGCCGGGGTTGTTTTTTTTGCGGTGACGCTCTACTGGTTGAATCTGGTGATGACGGTTTATGGCCAGATGCCGTGGGTGTTGGCCATTGTGGCTTACCTGTTACTGGCGACGTACCTGGCGTTGTTCTGGGCCGCGACCTGCTGGTGCAGCATGCGCATTCATCGCGCTCTTCATGTGCCCCTGCCGCTGGTAACCGCAGTGTGTTGGGTGGCCCTTGAGTATGTGCGGAACTGGCTGTTTACCGGTTTTCCCTGGGGGAATATCGGTTACTCGCAGATTAATGCTCTGTGGCTGGTGCAAAGTGCCGATCTGTTCGGCGTTTATGGCCTGGCATTGATGCTGTTGCTGGTCAATGGTTTGCTCGCCGATGGAGTTCGCCGCCGCGTGGCCGGTGAAACCTTGCCGTGGCGCAGCGCCCTGATTGTTGGCTTGGTGCTGGTCGGTCAGTTGGGCTATGGGTACTGGCGTCTTGCCGCTGCGGAGCCTGACCGGGATGCCCTACAGGTCGGGTTGGTGCAGGGCAGTATTGATCAGGCGGTTAAATGGGATCCGGCCCATTTGCAGCGTACCCTGGAGCGTTACCGTCAGCTCAGTGCCCAGGCGCAAGACCCGGAACTGCTGGTGTGGCCGGAAAGTGCCACGCCGTTCTTCTACCAGAATGGCGGCGAGCGTGCGTATCAGGTGCGTTCCGTCGCCCGTGAGCAACGTGCCTATCTGTTGTTTGGTAGTCCCAGCTATGCACGGCAGGAGGCTGATGACGAGGTTGCTTATCTCAACAGCGCCTATCTGCTTTCTCCTCAGGCACAATTGTTGGGGCGCAGTGACAAGGTTCATCTGGTCCCATTCGGTGAGTATGTTCCGTTGTGGGGGATGTTTGGTTTGGTTGAAAAACTGGCCGAGGGGATTGGCGATTTTGTCCCTGGTCAGTTGCAGCCGCTCTCACTCAATGGCCATCAGCTTGGCGTGTTGATCTGTTATGAAGCGATTTTTCCCGAGCTGGCGCAGAAGCTGGTGTCACGAGGTGCTCAGGTTTTGGTGAATATTACCAACGATGCCTGGTTTGGTGATTCTTCCGCACCGTGGCAGCACCTGGACATGGCACGGATGCGGGCAATAGAGAATAAAGTCTGGTTATTGCGCAGTGCCAATACCGGTGTGAGTGCCCTGATTGATCCGTTTGGTCGGGTGGTGGCACAATCGCGCTTGTTTGAGCCGGCTCTGGTGGAGGGAACGGCCTATTTTAAACAGGGGGGTAGCCTTTATACCCACACAGGTGATAGTCTACCGCGTTTACTCGGCATTGTCGTGTTGGTATGGCTGTGGCAGTCGCGTAAAAAAAAGCTGTGA
- the lysS gene encoding lysine--tRNA ligase has product MEEINDLVAQRMAKADDLREQGTNPYANGFVVSHQNAQIHAAHVEDDAAALEGCEQEYVIAGRIMARRDFGKAAFIQVQDRTGRLQIYVGKNKIGDEQFAVFGKLDVGDIVGISGKPFRTKTDELSLRAESLTLLTKSLQPLPEKWHGLTDVETRYRQRYLDLIVNPEVGDVFKKRSQIISLMRAFMQERDYLEVETPMMQPVAGGATAKPFVTHHNTLKMDLFLRIAPELYLKRLVVGGFERVFEINRNFRNEGISIQHNPEFTMMEFYQAYATYHDLMDMTEEMIGSIAEKVCGSRVISYGGKDVDLTAPWDRLTVKEAIVKYGDISLEDLEDPDKALAYANSIGLEFEGTIGYGKLLTELFDEVAEPKLWNPTFVTEYPTEVSPLSRRNDERPEVVDRFELFVVGRELANAFSELNDPVDQKGRFEQQLVEKEAGDDEAHAMDEDYIRALEYGLPPTAGEGIGIDRLVMLLTDSASIRDVILFPQLRKETR; this is encoded by the coding sequence ATGGAAGAGATCAATGATTTAGTGGCCCAGCGCATGGCCAAAGCCGATGATCTGCGTGAGCAGGGCACCAATCCTTATGCCAATGGGTTTGTTGTCAGCCACCAGAACGCGCAGATTCATGCAGCCCATGTCGAGGACGATGCTGCAGCCCTGGAAGGTTGTGAACAGGAGTATGTGATTGCCGGGCGCATTATGGCCCGTCGCGATTTCGGTAAGGCAGCTTTTATTCAGGTGCAGGATCGCACCGGCCGTCTGCAAATCTATGTCGGTAAGAACAAGATCGGCGATGAGCAGTTTGCCGTGTTCGGCAAGCTGGACGTCGGCGATATCGTCGGCATCAGCGGTAAACCGTTTCGCACCAAAACCGATGAGCTTTCGCTGCGTGCCGAAAGCCTGACTCTGCTGACCAAATCATTGCAGCCTCTGCCGGAGAAATGGCATGGTCTGACCGACGTCGAAACCCGCTATCGGCAGCGCTATCTGGACCTGATCGTCAACCCGGAAGTGGGTGACGTGTTCAAAAAGCGCAGCCAAATCATCAGCCTGATGCGTGCGTTTATGCAGGAGCGCGACTACCTCGAGGTGGAAACACCGATGATGCAGCCGGTGGCCGGTGGTGCGACAGCCAAGCCGTTTGTCACCCATCACAATACCCTGAAAATGGATCTGTTCCTGCGCATTGCTCCGGAGCTGTACCTCAAGCGTCTGGTGGTTGGCGGTTTTGAGCGGGTGTTTGAGATCAATCGTAACTTCCGTAACGAGGGGATCTCCATCCAGCATAACCCCGAATTTACCATGATGGAGTTCTACCAGGCCTATGCCACGTATCACGATCTGATGGATATGACCGAAGAGATGATCGGTTCGATTGCCGAAAAGGTCTGTGGTAGCCGGGTGATCAGTTATGGCGGCAAGGATGTTGATCTTACTGCGCCCTGGGATCGTCTCACGGTCAAGGAGGCCATCGTCAAATACGGCGATATCAGCCTGGAAGATCTGGAAGATCCTGACAAGGCACTGGCCTACGCCAATTCGATCGGGTTGGAGTTTGAAGGCACTATCGGTTACGGCAAGTTATTGACCGAACTGTTTGACGAAGTGGCGGAACCGAAGTTGTGGAATCCCACCTTTGTCACCGAGTATCCGACCGAAGTTTCTCCGTTGTCTCGACGCAATGATGAACGCCCGGAAGTGGTGGACCGTTTTGAGCTGTTTGTTGTCGGCCGCGAACTGGCTAATGCCTTTTCCGAGCTCAACGATCCGGTGGACCAGAAGGGCCGTTTTGAGCAGCAACTGGTTGAGAAAGAAGCCGGTGACGATGAAGCCCACGCCATGGATGAAGATTATATCCGTGCTCTGGAATACGGCCTGCCGCCGACCGCCGGCGAAGGCATTGGTATTGACCGTCTGGTCATGCTGCTGACCGATTCCGCATCGATTCGCGACGTGATCCTGTTCCCGCAATTGCGTAAAGAGACCCGTTAA
- a CDS encoding hemolysin family protein — MDTTPETRRSWLQRLLGITHHVTSEEHLQELIHASEEGGIINAEEGEMFSSIFEFGETIVREVMIPRTEMRSCPVDASLDTFIEMVLKFGHSRIPVYEETIDRIVGLVYAKDLLKFWGQPSHEISLRDLMRKPYFVPETKRIEELLQEFRTQRMHIAIAIDEYGGTSGLITLEDLIEEIIGDIKDEYDFDDNQLIEETPGTIVVDARLSLDELEDHYDLPEFERDQFDSVGGLLLHRLGYVPKPGEEVVVEPLKMVVLQSDERMIHRIRVIREESPEEPLDD, encoded by the coding sequence ATGGACACCACACCGGAAACCCGCCGTAGCTGGTTACAGCGATTGCTCGGCATCACCCATCATGTTACCTCGGAGGAGCATCTTCAGGAATTGATTCATGCTTCGGAAGAGGGGGGCATTATCAACGCCGAAGAAGGCGAAATGTTTAGTTCCATCTTCGAATTCGGTGAAACCATTGTCCGCGAGGTGATGATTCCGCGCACAGAAATGCGCAGCTGCCCGGTGGATGCCAGCCTTGATACCTTCATTGAGATGGTGTTGAAGTTTGGCCACTCGCGCATTCCGGTTTACGAAGAGACCATTGACCGTATTGTTGGTCTGGTCTATGCCAAAGATCTGCTCAAATTTTGGGGCCAGCCTTCCCACGAGATTTCGTTGCGTGATTTGATGCGCAAGCCCTATTTCGTCCCTGAGACCAAGCGTATTGAAGAGTTGCTGCAGGAGTTTCGTACCCAGCGGATGCATATTGCCATTGCCATTGACGAATACGGAGGCACCTCCGGTTTGATCACGCTGGAAGATCTTATTGAAGAGATTATCGGCGATATCAAAGACGAATATGATTTCGATGATAACCAGTTGATCGAGGAGACTCCCGGAACCATTGTCGTTGATGCGCGGTTGAGTTTGGACGAACTCGAAGACCATTACGACTTGCCCGAATTTGAGCGTGATCAGTTTGATTCGGTGGGGGGGTTGCTGTTGCATCGACTTGGTTATGTCCCCAAGCCGGGAGAAGAGGTGGTTGTTGAGCCGCTTAAAATGGTGGTGTTGCAAAGTGACGAACGGATGATCCACCGAATTCGGGTAATTCGCGAAGAGTCCCCGGAGGAACCGTTGGATGACTGA
- the prfB gene encoding peptide chain release factor 2 (programmed frameshift), with the protein MFREEIERINQVSEKLTELRGYLDIPTKQERISELEADIADPDFWNQGDRAQELLKERTALQKLVDGWTSAAQTVEDLEVLVELGAESEDEATRDEVRELLPELERQVDKMEFARMLSGEHDSSNAILSINAGAGGTEAQDWADMLLRMYLRFCDIKGFKTKITDYQPGDDAGVKSVTFTVEGDYAYGWLRPEMGIHRLVRISPFDAASKRHTSFCSVFVFPELDDSIEVELLDKDMKIDTFRASGAGGQHINKTDSAIRITHIPSGIVVACQDQRSQHNNKAEAIRQLKARLYELERQKKEEEANALSGDKKEIGWGSQIRSYVLHPYRMVKDHRTGFEVGNADSVLDGHIEGFIEAYLLANSQ; encoded by the exons ATGTTTCGCGAAGAAATAGAACGGATAAATCAGGTTTCCGAAAAGCTCACCGAGCTGAGGGGGTATCTT GACATCCCGACCAAACAAGAGCGGATCAGCGAATTAGAAGCTGACATTGCCGATCCCGATTTTTGGAATCAAGGGGATCGCGCTCAAGAGTTGTTAAAAGAGCGCACAGCTCTGCAGAAACTGGTGGATGGTTGGACCTCTGCAGCACAAACCGTTGAAGATCTGGAAGTGTTGGTCGAATTGGGTGCCGAAAGCGAGGACGAGGCTACCCGTGATGAAGTGCGCGAATTGCTGCCTGAGCTGGAGCGGCAGGTGGACAAGATGGAGTTCGCTCGTATGTTGTCCGGCGAGCATGACAGCAGCAATGCCATTTTAAGTATTAACGCCGGTGCCGGTGGCACTGAAGCCCAGGATTGGGCGGATATGCTGTTGCGCATGTACCTGCGTTTCTGTGATATCAAAGGGTTTAAAACCAAGATTACCGATTATCAGCCGGGTGACGATGCCGGAGTGAAAAGTGTCACCTTTACCGTTGAGGGCGATTACGCCTATGGCTGGCTGCGTCCAGAAATGGGCATCCACCGTCTGGTGCGCATTTCACCGTTTGATGCGGCATCCAAGCGCCATACGTCGTTTTGTTCGGTGTTTGTTTTCCCCGAACTGGACGACAGTATTGAGGTGGAACTGCTCGACAAGGACATGAAGATCGATACGTTTCGTGCCAGTGGTGCCGGTGGGCAGCATATTAATAAAACCGATTCGGCCATCCGTATCACCCATATCCCCAGTGGCATTGTCGTGGCTTGTCAGGATCAACGCTCGCAGCACAACAACAAGGCCGAGGCCATCCGTCAGCTTAAGGCCCGTCTTTATGAGCTGGAACGGCAGAAAAAAGAGGAAGAAGCCAATGCCTTGTCCGGTGACAAGAAAGAGATTGGCTGGGGCAGCCAGATTCGCTCGTATGTGTTGCATCCATACCGGATGGTCAAGGACCATCGTACCGGTTTTGAAGTGGGGAACGCGGATTCCGTGCTCGACGGCCATATCGAAGGATTTATCGAAGCTTATCTATTGGCCAACAGCCAATAG
- the eno gene encoding phosphopyruvate hydratase, producing MGEIMDIYAREILDSRGNPTIEVDVLLESGVLGRSAVPSGASTGEREALELRDGDTSRYLGKGVQKAVDNVNEKICDALIGWEVTDQAGIDAKLLELDGTETKSNLGANALLGVSLACSRAAAEESGLPYYQYLGGPNAKELPLPMMNILNGGAHADNNVDIQEFMIMPAGAPSFKEALRMGAEIFHALKKVLKDKGYNTAVGDEGGFAPNLGSNEEALQVIMEAIEAAGYKAGEEILLALDVAASEIYSDGKYNFANEEQALKTAEETVAFYADLVDRYPIISIEDGLAENDWDGWKIMTDKLGDKIQIVGDDLFVTNSKILKEGIDKGIANSILIKVNQIGTLTETLEAIEMAKRAGYTCVISHRSGETEDSTIADLAVATNAGQIKTGSLCRTDRICKYNQLLRIEDELEGVSIFNGKDVFYNL from the coding sequence ATGGGCGAAATCATGGACATCTACGCACGTGAAATTCTCGATTCACGCGGCAACCCCACTATCGAAGTCGACGTCTTGCTCGAAAGCGGCGTTCTGGGTCGTTCAGCCGTTCCCAGCGGTGCTTCCACCGGCGAGCGTGAGGCACTGGAACTGCGTGACGGCGACACATCCCGTTATCTTGGCAAAGGGGTACAAAAGGCCGTTGACAACGTCAACGAGAAAATCTGTGATGCCCTGATTGGCTGGGAAGTCACCGACCAGGCCGGTATTGATGCAAAACTGCTCGAACTGGACGGAACCGAAACCAAGAGCAACCTCGGCGCCAACGCCCTGCTTGGCGTATCCCTGGCCTGCTCCCGTGCTGCAGCCGAAGAATCCGGCCTGCCCTACTATCAGTACCTCGGCGGTCCCAATGCCAAGGAACTGCCACTGCCGATGATGAACATCCTCAACGGTGGCGCCCATGCCGACAACAACGTCGACATCCAGGAATTCATGATCATGCCCGCCGGCGCACCTTCATTCAAAGAAGCGCTGCGCATGGGTGCCGAGATCTTCCACGCCCTGAAAAAAGTGCTCAAAGACAAAGGCTATAACACCGCCGTTGGCGATGAAGGTGGCTTTGCTCCCAACCTCGGAAGCAACGAAGAAGCGCTGCAGGTGATCATGGAAGCCATCGAAGCGGCTGGTTATAAAGCTGGCGAAGAGATCCTCCTCGCGCTGGACGTCGCCGCATCTGAAATCTACAGCGATGGCAAGTACAACTTCGCCAACGAAGAGCAGGCGCTGAAAACCGCCGAAGAGACCGTGGCATTTTATGCAGACCTCGTTGACCGCTATCCGATCATCTCCATTGAAGACGGCTTGGCTGAAAACGACTGGGACGGCTGGAAGATCATGACCGACAAACTGGGCGACAAGATCCAGATCGTCGGCGACGACCTGTTCGTCACCAACAGCAAGATCCTCAAGGAAGGCATTGACAAAGGGATTGCCAACTCTATCCTGATCAAAGTCAACCAGATCGGCACCCTGACCGAGACCCTGGAAGCCATCGAGATGGCCAAGCGCGCCGGTTACACCTGCGTGATTTCTCACCGCAGCGGTGAGACCGAAGACTCCACCATTGCCGACCTGGCTGTGGCCACCAACGCCGGTCAGATCAAAACCGGTTCGCTGTGCCGAACCGACCGCATCTGCAAATATAACCAGTTGCTGCGTATTGAGGATGAGCTGGAAGGTGTGTCCATCTTCAATGGCAAGGACGTGTTCTACAACCTGTAA
- the ybeY gene encoding rRNA maturation RNase YbeY — MIYIENQQQNHDIPITTFKTAAKTILNALECPDDTELSVVIVDDDQIQEINRDYLQRDNPTNVISFAQQEGEGAGICPELLGDVVISADTAARDAAEAGVPFFSEMSFLLIHGILHLLGYDHERGTEEQATEMEAKERELFAVLKQAFPELITEGSK; from the coding sequence ATGATCTACATCGAGAATCAGCAGCAGAACCACGACATCCCGATAACAACGTTCAAAACGGCAGCCAAGACGATCTTAAACGCCTTGGAATGTCCTGACGACACCGAGTTGTCGGTAGTGATCGTTGACGACGACCAGATTCAGGAGATCAATCGCGATTATCTGCAACGCGATAATCCGACCAATGTCATCTCTTTTGCCCAGCAAGAGGGCGAAGGAGCCGGCATTTGTCCGGAGCTGCTTGGCGACGTGGTGATCTCTGCGGATACGGCGGCACGTGATGCTGCCGAAGCTGGTGTGCCGTTTTTCAGTGAAATGAGTTTTTTACTTATCCACGGTATTCTTCATCTGCTCGGTTATGACCATGAGCGAGGCACTGAAGAGCAGGCTACGGAGATGGAAGCTAAGGAACGGGAACTGTTTGCCGTACTCAAACAGGCGTTTCCCGAATTGATAACTGAGGGGAGTAAATAG